The genome window ctttttcgttctgctgctgcgtggttggtttgttgaCAAGGGggcatcttttttttaatagcggTCACCGACTTTCTGGATTGACACTTGACAGGGGGGAAAGTGCACCCAAGCTTCGGATCGTCAAGCCGAGAAAGGAATGGTGTTTCTCCACAAGCctcaaaaagggggggtgttggttttGACGGCGGCACGACCCGCCAATAACACTAgccctctttttttctgggGCGGACGGGTATGGAGTTCCGGTGAGCTGGCACTGGGGTGGGCCAGCGAGATTCTATGCAAATGCACGATGGTACCTTGGGGGGAAAGATGATCTAAGGCATTGAGACCTGAGGGGAGCTAAAGACGGGCACCAGGCACAGGCACAGGCACAGGCACAGGcacagaagagaaagaaagaaagcgAGAATTGTTGGACCGAGAGACACCGAGCTTGTTGATGGGCGTGATTGGACCGACTGATTTGAAGGCTTGATCAAAGGGGGCAATTTGACTGATTGATGTGATtattttggttttggtgttttgtggGCTCTTTGTTTTGCCCTGTGGCACTGcgtgttggtgatggtgaaagTGGTTACGTGCATATATATATGTTTCTTCTGTGAGAAGCTGCGGGTTTTGACATTGAGGTTGGTTTAGGATGTTTTTAATTATGAGGCATGATGAAATGGGTGAAGgcggagagagagagactgGGGGATTACTGATGCTTGGACCTTGAGCCCTTGGTTTTGTTTGCTACGATCAGGACCTTACTTACATTCTGTTTGGGGATATATACCACAGAAGCTTAGCTACACCTCGCGTGCTCGGTCAccaagacaacaacaacaacaactagAACAAGAAAGAAGAACAAAATACCAAAGGACAAATAAAGCATATTACATGTCGCACGGGTTTTCTCTTatctgttgttgtggttgataGCAGAGTTCCAGCGAACAATTCTCCCGTAGGACCGGTACCGGAAATCAAAAGCCAGTCCCGGACTGCCGGACGGAGGGGGGCGGGTACCGGGGGAGCCGGGGCGGGTCAGCCGGGCCCAGGCAAAACTCCAGCTCAACAAACATTCTTGGCTTTTCGCTTGTCTGGTGGGTAGGGTTTCGGGATATTTGTGGActtttgtggaggaggaagatccACTGAGTTGTGGAGGTAGGTGGATGTATTGGGCGAGATCCTTGATCGGGATCGACGTTTTCAATAAGCTGGGAATGATCAATGGCTTTTTTTGACGGTTCAAGATTTTGTATGCACAGGTAATTCACCTATCGCAACTTTGTGTGAGATTGATCTTGGGGAGAGAGAAGTGGTTTAACCCCCCTCATGAAGTGGCAGATCGAGAGGAACGGCAGATAGAGGATGTTCAAAGATCTCGATTTCGAGATCCGTGGTGGGGAAGTCATTGTGGAGGAGCTCGCAACAACACTGTGTGGAAACATGGTGGGGGGATGAAGGTGTGTGTTATCAGATTATGCTGGCATCTGCTGATGTGTTTACACATGGCATGACGCGGGGACAAAGCGGGCTTCGGTTTCAATACCTCTTCAAAATATTTGTGTGTGAAATTCGCCCAGGGGAAAAACCCTAACTTCCCCGACCTGGAGACgagaaaaaaggggggtgggcgaCGGGTTTTGATACCATCGCCATGCTCTCTGGCAGTCCTAAATAGGAATGAGAGAGGATGGTACAAGGTATAAGAACCTTGGAAGAGAGTCTGGGGTGGGAGAAAGTGACGTAGTaggtgggatggggatggcatGGGAAAAATTaaagatggtggtgcttgaAACTACCCATCCACAAGTTCAGTTCAtatggggtggtggttgtaaATGGGAAGTTGAAAAAAGAATATCAAGTGCGGTTTATGTGGATCGAACACATGACCTTCAGATTTGTTGATTGAAGTGGACTTCAGTCTGACGCTCTCCCAACTGAGCTAAACCCGcttttgatgatggtgtttggGGAGAGAATAGTGTATATGAGGGTATTGTCAGCTTCATCAAGTTGCACAAACAAAGCGCTCCTTTGCTTGCTTCTCCAGTCTCAACATGCAGCTATGTTTGGGCTCACCCTCCAGCCAAATACTCACTGtgtcaacaacacctcaAGTGATTGTTGATTTTGAGCTTTGTTTTGTATTAGAGGAGAGTTCCCCGATCAAACCATGACCTCTCTACACACCACCTTAGCAATAAAAATACAGCTCTTCCTCATACAACATaacccccctttctctcctACTCCAGATCATaaccatccatccacccacccaaccgaccagcagcaccaatgCTTCCTTGtccaccaaccaacaaaacCATAAAAACCAGAGTGCCGTAACGCCAATGCTATGATGCACACACACTACCCTCTTATGCACCCTCCGAAACGCAAGGTATCTTTTTGGTACAGTCAACCACAGAAATCCCACCATTTTCCCCCGTACCCCTTCCATCCCCTTTTGCTATCCCCCAATTCACTACAACTCTCACGCCCCTACGAAGAAGTAGTCTTCTCCAAAAACTCCTTCGCCTCATTCACCTTGGTCGCCAAGTACGGACTCCCCCCGCGATCAGGATGGTTGAGCAGCATCAGCGTCCTGTGCGCCTTCCTGACCTTGTCCTTTGTGATGGAGCTCTCCTGAAGCGACAGGATCAGCGCCGCCTCGCGCTTGTTCATCCTGGGCTCGAAGCCGCCCTTGTAAAAGGCTTTGCCGAGGGCGCCGACGCCGCCGCGGGAGCGACGCCAGGCTACGAGGCCTGCTCTGCCCTATACCGAGAAATTAGCGAGGTGTTTTGCGATAGATATAGATAGGGGGACATACGAGGAAGGCAGCAACTGCTACTCCTGCGCCGATGGCTACTGCGGACATTTCGGATTCGGGTTTGCGGGTTTGTTGAGACGAGGTTTGGGGTGTCTGCGCGGGGGCTTTGGACATGTAGCGGTTGGAATGCGACAAGCGGATATTACTTTCGCgcgttgtggtggtggcggtggttgtcgtcgtcgggtGGTGCGATGTGGTGGAcggtgacgatgatgacggcaAGCAATGGAATCAACTTTTTTGACTGGGGGTTTGCGATTTGCGGAAAGTCGCAGAAGTCGGGATTTGCCGCCCGCTTGCCGGCCGGTGACTGGCTGAATTTTTTGCACTGTTACGAGTATTTCACTGAAACAATGCAATAAAAAGCGGGGATGGACGGGTTATTGGCATTTTGACACATGTTTCCCATTACCGTAACTTTGCGAGTATTAGGACATCACAACTGAAACTCATCACTCCTCCGGCCCAGGCCTATGGTATGCCCCCGGCGGCTTGCCCAGTTGATCTTCGACTTCCTTTAGcaccttcatctccatctcctcctccgccaacttTTTCCGCTGCTCGTCTTCCGGCGTCGGCAAGTCCGCCCCTGGGATGGCAGCCGCTCCGTAATTACCTGCCCCACCACGGCCAGTCCCGCCGGTCTTTTGACGGGCTGCTATGCTTGCGGCGACGGCCTTTTTGGTGCGCTCCGCGTCTTCGGACTGCTGCTTGGCCGAGGCAGCCGTGTCTGCTGCGCCGTAGAAGTTGccggctcctcctctgccgccGCGGGAATAGGGAACGGGGGcgggttgttgctggatggtggtggcagtgtTGGTGAGGTCGGCTTGGGCTTCGAGGTCCTTTGTGGTGTTAGTTCAAGTACAAATATGACAAACTAGGAGTGATAACTCACAGCAGAAGCCTCCGAAGCCTTCTGGACATCCTCTATATCCTTCTTGCTGTAATAGTTGCCAGCCCCACCACGGCCCGTACGGCGAAATACGTCGTCGGACATGTTGCAAGATCAGCAACAATTGAGAACTCAAAAAATGGGGTTTATTCTAGGCCAATTGATACACTAGGTTTGAGATGTAAGAGTCAAGAGTTTCATTCCCATGAGctgaaaaaaagggggcaaAAGGTAAGTGAGCTTCAGGCGTAGTAGGCAGTCCCTTCCCTTATCCCTCTTATCAGTTAACCCCCTCACTTTTGAGACTCCTTATCGCAAGTCACCTCATTCATTCACTCATGAAATTCAACTGCCAAGCTGATATCCCACCTCTTGGAGGTTGATCACCTCACTGGGCGTACGTATTTTTACTCGACGCCACAATTTGGATTTTGGAAGGAGCacatgatgaagaagagggaaaATTGCGAGATCTGAGTTGGTTATGCACAGGTGGCTGAGGGAATttgggttgaggtggtgtgTGAATGTCGTGATGTTCACACAAGgctggggaaaaaaaagaagatcaTGTCTGCCGAAGACGGACGGATGGGAT of Podospora pseudopauciseta strain CBS 411.78 chromosome 7 map unlocalized CBS411.78m_7, whole genome shotgun sequence contains these proteins:
- the PAM18 gene encoding mitochondrial import inner membrane translocase subunit TIM14 (COG:O; EggNog:ENOG503P48T), whose product is MSKAPAQTPQTSSQQTRKPESEMSAVAIGAGVAVAAFLGRAGLVAWRRSRGGVGALGKAFYKGGFEPRMNKREAALILSLQESSITKDKVRKAHRTLMLLNHPDRGGSPYLATKVNEAKEFLEKTTSS
- a CDS encoding uncharacterized protein (EggNog:ENOG503P8XS) → MSDDVFRRTGRGGAGNYYSKKDIEDVQKASEASADLEAQADLTNTATTIQQQPAPVPYSRGGRGGAGNFYGAADTAASAKQQSEDAERTKKAVAASIAARQKTGGTGRGGAGNYGAAAIPGADLPTPEDEQRKKLAEEEMEMKVLKEVEDQLGKPPGAYHRPGPEE